From Antricoccus suffuscus:
GCTCGTATTCCCGGCCGTGTACATCCATGTGAACGTCGCCGTGTTGTCCACGACCCCCTTTTCTACCGCGGGACATTCCGACGTTTTTGCGGCCCGTTCGGCTTTTCCGGTGTTGCTCTTGCCGCTGGAACTACAGGCCGTGGCGAGGACCAAGCACGCCGTAATGGCAGCGATCGTCAACCTTCTGGGCATTCTGGACTCCTTGACTACGACATGACAGATCCGCGCGGCGGCGCGACGTATGGTTCAAGTTAAATGATGCCGACGTCACTATCATGTACCGGAAAAGATATGTCAACAGGCCTTGCGCTCGCGCGCGAGATCAGAGACTAGAGTCCGGGGAAGATTCCTTATAGGAATGCGCTTTTAGGGTGAGCCTCTGGGCGTGGCTGCCGGCATCGACTCTGACCGGCAGGCGGCGTACGCCGCGGATCACGCGCGATGGTCGGATCGGCACCTTCCCGTTCAGTCGCAGCGTCGGCATCCGCTCGGCGATAACGCGTAGCGCGATAGTGGCCTCGAGTCGCGCCAACGAAGCACCGACGCAGTAGTGAATTCCGCTAGAGAACGCGAGGTGGTTTGACGCGTCGACGCGCGTGATGTCGTAGCGGCCGGGTTGGTCGAACACCTTCGGGTCGCGTCCGGCGGCTGCCAGAATCGGAATCACCCATGAGCCCTTGCGTACCAGTCGGCCGCCGATCTCGATGTCCTCACGGGCAACGCGCGACGTGAGCTGCACGGGCGGGTCAAAGCGCAGCGTTTCCTCGACCGCGCCCGCAGCGAGCCCAGGGTCCTCGACGAGTCGGTCCCATTGGTCGCGGTGTCGCATCAACTGGTGAATGGCGTTGCCGATCAGATTTACGGTGGTCTCAAATCCAGCGACCAGCAGCAAGGTACACAGCGGCATCATCTCGTCGGCGGAGATCGTGTCGCCTTCATGCTGTGCAAGAGTGGTCAGCATGTCTTCGCGCGGGTCGGTTCGCCGTTGCTCGATCAGCGGTTCGAACATCTCGCGCAGCGCGTCGCGGGCGGACGTCGCCTCGCGCATATGTCGCATGGACTGCGGGCCGTCCAGCAGCCCGCCAAGCGCGGTGCCGTAACGCACGAACGCCACGTCATCGACATCATCGACGCCGAGCAACTGGCTGATGATCGCGATTGGCAGCGGCGCCGCGATGAGCTTCTGCAGATCGAAGTTGCCTCGCGCAATGGCACGATCCACAATCTCCTGGACCAGCGTTTCGATTCGCTCTTCGTACGCCGCCATGCGACGAGGCGTGAACGCAGGCGCGGCTACCCTGCGTACCCGCGTATGGTCTGGCGGATCCATCTCCAGGAGCGAGAGGTCAACGACGCGGTCGAAGGGTGAGTTGTCATCGCGCCCAACGGTGCCGAAGCTGCGGCTCGTCAGCACTTGTTTGCAGACGTCATGGTGAGCGGTCGCGTAGACGCCTTTCGCGAGCCCGCGGGCGATCGGCCCTTCGGCGCGGATACGTTCGTACTGGGGGTACGGGTTCGCGTGCCACGGCGATATCGAGGACCTTGCCAACGGATTCCCGCGCACTCGCCCGACGTATTGCAGGTAGCACTTCGTCATGTATAACGACGAGAGAAACCGGGCGGCGCGGACCAGCTCTTCGCGCGAGGACAGTTTCATCCAACTACCTCCGGTACTTCGGTGCCATCGCTGCGCGATAGCTCGGGCGAGTTGTGCCATCGCCAACGTTACCCACGAGTCGCAGCAGCGGCCAATCCTCGCGATTGGACGTGTCAAATCTCTGTTAACGGAGTGTCAAATTATAGAACATGATTCTATAACAGGCCTTGACTTCGGGATTTGAATCAGGCTTTATGTGACGGAAGGCGCTGGTCACGACCAGCGTCTCTTCCACCGGCATCCGATGGTCACACCTGGAGGAACACCTTGGCATTGTCCTGGACCCGCGAACTGGATGAGTATCCAGTCGGCGGT
This genomic window contains:
- a CDS encoding cytochrome P450 translates to MKLSSREELVRAARFLSSLYMTKCYLQYVGRVRGNPLARSSISPWHANPYPQYERIRAEGPIARGLAKGVYATAHHDVCKQVLTSRSFGTVGRDDNSPFDRVVDLSLLEMDPPDHTRVRRVAAPAFTPRRMAAYEERIETLVQEIVDRAIARGNFDLQKLIAAPLPIAIISQLLGVDDVDDVAFVRYGTALGGLLDGPQSMRHMREATSARDALREMFEPLIEQRRTDPREDMLTTLAQHEGDTISADEMMPLCTLLLVAGFETTVNLIGNAIHQLMRHRDQWDRLVEDPGLAAGAVEETLRFDPPVQLTSRVAREDIEIGGRLVRKGSWVIPILAAAGRDPKVFDQPGRYDITRVDASNHLAFSSGIHYCVGASLARLEATIALRVIAERMPTLRLNGKVPIRPSRVIRGVRRLPVRVDAGSHAQRLTLKAHSYKESSPDSSL